The Agromyces hippuratus genome has a window encoding:
- a CDS encoding FAD-binding oxidoreductase: MPHVVVTLLQDALGASVSTASADLEAAREDRSGWRSATPPIAVVHAASVAEVQAVMRIAHETSTPVVPRGAGTGLAGGAIASPGAIVLDLSRMNRVLEVSEADELAVVEPGVLNGDLNDALASRGLWFAPDPASRAISSIGGNIATNAGGLLCAKYGVTREAVLGLAVVLADGRLLRTGHRTVKGVTGYDLTALFTGSEGTLGVIVEATVRLRPITPGETVTVAAVLPDVEAAAAASAAVTAARLRPAVLELIDASGLARVAAYLGADGVAGTPLETLAQSETFLLAQCDGAGAADEAAEVARLFAESGARVTVSTDAATGDRLLGIRRAMHPALAASGQVLIEDVAVPRSRLPEMFRAIEEIGRRHGIDIPTIAHAGDGNLHPNFVFTGDEVPEHVWAAADDMFRTAVALGGTLTGEHGVGVLKRRWLADELGDDSFALQRGIKALFDPSGILNPGVMFDASVSSDAPEAPAR; encoded by the coding sequence ATGCCGCACGTCGTCGTGACCCTCCTGCAAGACGCCCTCGGGGCATCCGTCTCCACCGCATCGGCCGATCTCGAGGCCGCCCGCGAAGACCGCTCGGGGTGGCGGAGCGCGACCCCGCCGATCGCGGTCGTGCACGCGGCATCCGTCGCCGAGGTGCAGGCCGTCATGCGCATCGCCCACGAGACTTCGACTCCCGTGGTGCCGCGCGGCGCAGGCACGGGCCTCGCCGGCGGGGCCATCGCGAGCCCCGGCGCCATCGTGCTCGACCTCTCGCGCATGAATCGGGTGCTCGAAGTCTCCGAGGCCGACGAGCTCGCGGTCGTCGAGCCCGGCGTGCTGAACGGCGACCTGAACGACGCGCTCGCCTCGCGCGGACTCTGGTTCGCTCCCGACCCCGCGAGCCGCGCCATCTCGTCGATCGGCGGCAACATCGCCACCAACGCCGGGGGCCTCCTCTGCGCCAAGTACGGCGTCACCCGCGAGGCGGTGCTCGGCCTCGCGGTCGTGCTCGCCGACGGGCGGCTGCTGCGCACCGGGCATCGCACCGTGAAGGGGGTCACGGGGTACGACCTCACGGCGCTCTTCACCGGTTCGGAGGGCACGCTCGGCGTGATCGTCGAGGCGACGGTGCGGCTGCGGCCGATCACGCCGGGCGAGACGGTCACCGTCGCCGCGGTGCTTCCCGACGTCGAGGCCGCGGCCGCGGCATCCGCTGCCGTCACTGCCGCCCGACTGCGGCCGGCCGTGCTCGAACTCATCGATGCCTCCGGACTCGCACGAGTGGCCGCGTACCTCGGCGCAGACGGCGTCGCCGGCACGCCGCTCGAGACCCTCGCCCAGTCGGAGACGTTCCTGCTCGCGCAGTGCGACGGTGCCGGCGCCGCCGACGAGGCGGCCGAGGTCGCCCGCCTGTTCGCCGAGTCGGGTGCCAGGGTGACGGTGTCGACGGATGCCGCGACGGGCGATCGCCTGCTCGGCATCCGCCGGGCGATGCACCCCGCGCTCGCGGCCTCGGGCCAGGTGCTCATCGAAGACGTCGCCGTGCCGCGCTCGCGCCTGCCCGAGATGTTCCGTGCGATCGAGGAGATCGGCCGACGCCACGGCATCGACATCCCGACGATCGCGCACGCGGGCGACGGCAACCTGCACCCGAACTTCGTGTTCACGGGCGACGAGGTGCCCGAGCACGTGTGGGCCGCGGCCGACGACATGTTCCGCACCGCGGTCGCGCTCGGCGGCACGCTCACCGGCGAGCACGGCGTCGGCGTGCTGAAGCGGCGCTGGCTCGCCGACGAGCTCGGCGACGACTCGTTCGCGCTGCAACGCGGCATCAAGGCGCTGTTCGACCCGAGCGGCATCCTGAACCCGGGGGTCATGTTCGACGCATCCGTGTCTTCCGACGCGCCGGAGGCACCCGCTCGATAG
- a CDS encoding M4 family metallopeptidase → MQQIVPPYLLDRIAHAAGPRFPIAAEAARRALLREPPARLGVETPPELPTVLPDAPSTPDRRISDAEGREKLPGRLVRREGERATGDEAVDDAYDGLGDTHRMFDRVFGRDSIDGAGMPLEATVHFGDRYDNAFWDGERMVFGDGDGEVFTGFTDSLSVIGHELAHGVTEHTAKLRYQGQSGALNEHVSDAFGALVEQYALGQDAEAASWLIGEGIFTDEVQGRALRSMLEPGTAYDDDVLGRDPQPAHMRDYIETDDDNGGVHLNSGIPNRAFALAAIELGGFAWEHVGRIWYDVLTSGRLPADADFAQFAAETVRAARARFGPESAEERAVARGWAAVGIEVPPVE, encoded by the coding sequence ATGCAGCAGATCGTGCCTCCCTACCTGCTCGACCGCATCGCCCACGCGGCCGGCCCGCGGTTCCCGATCGCCGCCGAGGCGGCGCGGCGCGCGCTGCTGCGCGAGCCACCGGCACGTCTCGGCGTCGAGACGCCGCCCGAGCTGCCGACCGTGCTGCCCGACGCCCCGTCGACGCCCGACCGCCGCATCTCCGACGCCGAGGGCCGAGAGAAGCTGCCCGGCCGTCTCGTGCGCCGCGAGGGCGAGCGCGCCACGGGCGACGAAGCCGTCGACGACGCGTACGACGGCCTCGGCGACACGCATCGCATGTTCGACCGCGTCTTCGGCCGCGACTCGATCGACGGCGCCGGCATGCCCCTCGAGGCGACCGTGCACTTCGGCGACCGGTACGACAACGCGTTCTGGGACGGCGAGCGCATGGTGTTCGGCGACGGCGACGGCGAGGTCTTCACGGGCTTCACCGATTCGCTGAGCGTCATCGGCCACGAGCTGGCCCACGGCGTCACCGAGCACACGGCGAAGCTGCGCTACCAGGGGCAGTCGGGGGCGCTCAACGAGCACGTCTCCGACGCCTTCGGCGCGCTCGTCGAGCAGTACGCGCTCGGCCAGGATGCCGAGGCGGCGAGCTGGCTCATCGGCGAGGGCATCTTCACCGACGAGGTGCAGGGCCGGGCGCTGCGCTCGATGCTTGAACCCGGCACGGCCTACGACGACGACGTGCTCGGCCGCGATCCGCAGCCGGCGCACATGCGCGACTACATCGAGACCGACGACGACAACGGCGGCGTGCACCTGAACTCGGGCATCCCGAACCGGGCGTTCGCCCTCGCCGCGATCGAGCTGGGCGGCTTCGCGTGGGAGCATGTGGGGCGCATCTGGTACGACGTGCTCACGTCGGGGCGCCTGCCCGCCGACGCGGACTTCGCGCAGTTCGCCGCCGAGACGGTGCGGGCGGCACGTGCGCGCTTCGGCCCCGAGAGCGCAGAGGAGCGCGCCGTCGCCCGCGGCTGGGCCGCGGTCGGCATCGAGGTGCCGCCCGTCGAGTAG
- a CDS encoding protealysin inhibitor emfourin translates to MDVIVSRSGGLAGTRLTWEVRVDEQPDPDEWYILIDEIPWGEPPPLPPEPDRFVYRIRCEPHEATLAERQLTGPWRQLVDRVQETTDPQRRGPHESRPPRPTR, encoded by the coding sequence ATGGACGTCATCGTGTCCCGGAGCGGTGGCCTCGCCGGCACCAGGCTCACCTGGGAGGTTCGCGTCGACGAGCAGCCCGACCCCGACGAGTGGTACATCCTCATCGACGAGATCCCGTGGGGCGAGCCGCCACCGCTGCCGCCCGAACCCGACCGCTTCGTCTACCGCATCCGCTGCGAACCGCACGAGGCGACGCTCGCCGAGCGCCAGCTCACGGGGCCGTGGCGTCAGCTCGTCGATCGGGTGCAGGAGACGACGGATCCGCAGCGCCGCGGCCCCCACGAGTCGCGGCCACCACGCCCCACGCGATGA
- a CDS encoding FadR/GntR family transcriptional regulator, which translates to MAVTDEAILKIKAMIVSGELRPGDRLEPEKELSERLGLSRSSLREAVKALEVIRVLDVRRGDGTYVTSLEPTLLLEAMSFVVDLHSDQSVLEIFAVRRVLEPATSALAAQNAKPEDLAHLHALLEGVDVASDIESLVAHDLDFHRGIAAAAGNTYLASLLESMSSHTVRARIWRGITQEDATGRTIAEHGAILVALEQHDHELARALTLTHIAGVENWLRAAL; encoded by the coding sequence ATGGCGGTCACGGACGAAGCGATCCTGAAGATCAAGGCGATGATCGTCTCGGGCGAACTGCGCCCGGGCGACCGCCTCGAACCCGAGAAGGAGCTCAGTGAGCGGCTCGGATTGAGCCGATCGTCACTGCGAGAAGCAGTCAAGGCCCTCGAGGTCATCCGCGTGCTCGACGTCCGTCGCGGCGACGGCACCTACGTCACGAGCCTCGAGCCGACGCTGCTGCTCGAGGCCATGAGCTTCGTCGTCGATCTGCACAGCGACCAGTCGGTGCTCGAGATCTTCGCGGTGCGCCGCGTCCTCGAGCCGGCGACCTCGGCGCTCGCCGCCCAGAACGCGAAGCCCGAAGACCTGGCGCACCTCCACGCACTGCTCGAGGGCGTCGACGTGGCATCCGACATCGAGTCGCTCGTCGCGCACGATCTCGACTTCCATCGCGGCATCGCCGCGGCGGCCGGCAACACCTACCTCGCGAGCCTGCTCGAGTCGATGTCGAGTCACACCGTGCGTGCCCGCATCTGGCGCGGCATCACCCAGGAGGATGCGACCGGTCGCACCATCGCCGAGCACGGGGCGATCCTCGTCGCACTCGAGCAGCACGACCACGAACTGGCGCGCGCACTGACCCTGACGCACATCGCGGGCGTCGAGAACTGGCTGCGTGCAGCCCTGTGA
- a CDS encoding FKBP-type peptidyl-prolyl cis-trans isomerase: MTDTNSKPEIDAPEGPAPVELVIEDIVVGDGAEALPGSTVDVHYLGVEYDSGEEFDSSWGRGQSINFPLQALISGWQEGIPGMKVGGRRKLTVPPHQAYGPAGGGHQLSGKTLIFVIDLLGVS, from the coding sequence ATGACCGATACGAACAGCAAGCCCGAGATCGACGCTCCCGAGGGGCCGGCTCCCGTCGAGCTGGTGATCGAAGACATCGTCGTCGGCGACGGCGCCGAGGCGCTGCCCGGCTCGACCGTCGACGTGCACTACCTCGGCGTCGAGTACGACAGCGGCGAGGAGTTCGACTCCTCGTGGGGTCGTGGCCAGTCCATCAACTTCCCCCTCCAGGCGCTCATCAGCGGTTGGCAGGAGGGCATCCCCGGCATGAAGGTCGGCGGTCGCCGCAAGCTCACCGTGCCCCCGCACCAGGCCTACGGCCCCGCGGGCGGTGGTCACCAGCTGTCGGGCAAGACCCTCATCTTCGTGATCGACCTGCTCGGCGTGAGCTGA
- a CDS encoding DNA-3-methyladenine glycosylase 2 family protein: MTSTATTATTRRRLHGDPLDDPEFAERYRAMQARDARFDGQFITGVHSTGIYCRPSCPAVAPKASNVSFYLTAAAAHEAGLRACKRCLPDAVPGSPQWDLRDDLAARAMRLIADGVVEREGVPGLAAKLGYTPRHLTRVLTGELGAGPLALARAHRAQTARALLTSTTLPAADVAFASGFGSIRQFNETIREVYERSPLELRAAARVRERQPLASGSVTESGLEGGVVRLRLPARPPFDAAGVFGWLAARALDGVERAGDGHYERTLRLPGGPAVVAFSAVGDAASPAIEVDARLATLADLPPLVARVRRLFDLDADAVAIDAALSRDPALEASVAETPGIRVPGCLDPHELVFRALIGQQVSVKAARTALARLAAELGERVAPHDDGAPSTLFPSAAAIAEHGPEVLRGPAARVRTIVDVASRLESGSLVVASERERVELQSDLLAIPGIGPWTAGYVAMRVTRAPDVLLTGDLALRNGAERLGLPSTASELAALGTRWAPWRSYASMHLWRAAGTKI; encoded by the coding sequence ATGACGAGCACCGCGACCACCGCGACCACCCGCCGCCGACTGCACGGCGACCCGCTCGACGACCCCGAGTTCGCCGAACGGTACCGGGCGATGCAGGCGCGAGACGCCCGCTTCGACGGGCAGTTCATCACGGGCGTGCACTCGACGGGCATCTACTGCCGGCCGAGCTGCCCGGCGGTCGCCCCGAAGGCGTCGAACGTCAGCTTCTACCTGACCGCGGCCGCCGCGCACGAGGCCGGGCTGCGGGCGTGCAAGCGGTGCCTGCCCGATGCCGTGCCCGGCTCCCCCCAGTGGGACCTGCGCGACGACCTCGCCGCCCGTGCCATGCGGCTCATCGCCGACGGCGTCGTCGAACGCGAGGGCGTGCCGGGGCTCGCCGCCAAGCTCGGCTACACCCCGCGGCACCTCACCCGGGTGCTCACCGGCGAACTCGGCGCCGGCCCGCTCGCACTGGCTCGCGCGCATCGCGCCCAGACCGCTCGAGCGCTGCTCACCTCGACCACGCTGCCCGCCGCCGATGTGGCGTTCGCCTCGGGGTTCGGCAGCATCCGCCAGTTCAACGAGACGATCCGCGAGGTCTACGAGCGCAGCCCGCTCGAGCTCCGCGCCGCAGCGCGCGTGCGCGAGCGGCAGCCACTGGCGTCGGGCTCCGTGACCGAGTCGGGGCTCGAGGGCGGGGTGGTGCGGCTGCGGCTTCCGGCGCGGCCGCCGTTCGATGCCGCGGGCGTCTTCGGCTGGCTCGCGGCCCGAGCCCTCGACGGCGTCGAACGAGCGGGCGACGGCCACTACGAGCGCACGCTCCGCCTGCCCGGCGGCCCCGCTGTCGTCGCCTTCTCCGCGGTGGGCGACGCCGCCTCGCCCGCGATCGAGGTCGACGCGCGCCTCGCGACCCTCGCCGACCTGCCGCCGCTCGTCGCCCGCGTGCGGCGGCTCTTCGACCTCGACGCCGACGCCGTGGCGATCGATGCCGCACTCTCCCGCGACCCGGCGCTCGAGGCATCCGTCGCCGAGACGCCCGGCATTCGCGTGCCCGGATGCCTCGATCCCCACGAGCTCGTCTTCCGCGCGCTCATCGGGCAGCAGGTCTCGGTGAAGGCGGCCCGCACCGCCCTCGCCCGGCTCGCCGCCGAGCTCGGCGAGCGCGTGGCTCCGCACGACGACGGCGCCCCGTCGACGCTCTTCCCATCGGCCGCGGCGATCGCCGAGCACGGGCCTGAGGTCCTCAGGGGTCCCGCTGCGCGGGTGCGCACCATCGTCGACGTCGCGAGTCGGCTCGAGTCGGGTTCCCTGGTCGTGGCGTCCGAGCGCGAACGCGTCGAGCTGCAGTCCGACCTGCTGGCGATTCCCGGCATCGGACCGTGGACCGCCGGCTACGTCGCGATGCGCGTGACCCGCGCCCCCGACGTGCTCCTCACCGGCGACCTGGCGCTGCGGAACGGCGCCGAACGACTGGGTCTGCCCTCGACGGCGAGCGAGCTCGCCGCCCTCGGCACGCGGTGGGCGCCCTGGCGCAGCTACGCGTCGATGCACCTCTGGCGCGCCGCGGGCACAAAGATCTGA
- a CDS encoding PrsW family intramembrane metalloprotease: protein MTSVAPNSAPDPAPNPSPAPPIWTAPPKPRGGGLLFAIIGIVVAGFVGLLVLAYLAVGLGVSTLLIGSLLALVPLAMVLLAVRWVDRWEPEPRWALWFAFLWGAAVSVAIALIVDLGVQLAMAYAEPGGAPNEALQAVVQAPIVEEVAKGIGVLLIFAFSRSHFDGPVDGLVYAATVAAGFAFTENVLYFGEAFVEGGAETLGATFIVRGLFSPFAHVLFTACTGLAIGIGARRGGGAGVVGWFLLGLLGAVALHALWNGSLTFADDAIGLYLTVQVPIFIAAIVLTVLLRRQEVRVTRHRLAEYGAAGWFSPAEVEMLATPAGRRQAKAWAKAQIPPRTGVMRKLITDATHLAFTRQRIATGLASERTIVEEQGLLAAVVEDRRVLLG, encoded by the coding sequence GTGACCTCCGTGGCCCCGAACTCAGCCCCCGACCCCGCTCCGAACCCGTCGCCGGCGCCACCGATCTGGACGGCGCCGCCGAAGCCGCGCGGCGGCGGCCTGCTCTTCGCGATTATCGGCATCGTCGTGGCCGGGTTCGTCGGACTCCTGGTGCTCGCCTACCTCGCCGTCGGACTCGGCGTGTCGACCCTCCTCATCGGGTCCCTCCTCGCCCTCGTGCCGCTCGCGATGGTGCTGCTCGCCGTGCGCTGGGTCGACCGTTGGGAGCCCGAGCCGCGCTGGGCGCTGTGGTTCGCCTTCCTCTGGGGCGCCGCCGTGTCCGTGGCGATCGCGCTCATCGTCGACCTCGGCGTGCAGCTCGCGATGGCGTACGCCGAGCCCGGCGGCGCACCGAACGAAGCGCTGCAGGCGGTCGTGCAGGCCCCGATCGTCGAGGAGGTCGCGAAGGGCATCGGGGTGCTCCTGATCTTCGCCTTCTCGCGGTCGCACTTCGACGGCCCAGTCGACGGGCTCGTCTACGCCGCGACCGTCGCCGCCGGCTTCGCCTTCACCGAGAACGTGCTGTACTTCGGCGAGGCGTTCGTCGAGGGCGGTGCCGAGACGCTCGGCGCGACCTTCATCGTGCGCGGCCTCTTCTCGCCGTTCGCGCACGTGCTCTTCACGGCGTGCACGGGGCTCGCCATCGGCATCGGCGCCCGCCGAGGCGGGGGAGCCGGCGTCGTCGGATGGTTCCTGCTCGGCCTCCTCGGAGCGGTCGCGCTGCACGCGCTCTGGAATGGGTCGCTCACCTTCGCCGACGACGCGATCGGCCTCTACCTCACGGTGCAGGTGCCGATCTTCATCGCCGCGATCGTGCTCACCGTGCTGCTGCGGCGGCAGGAGGTGCGGGTCACCCGTCATCGGCTCGCCGAGTACGGCGCTGCGGGCTGGTTCAGCCCGGCCGAGGTCGAGATGCTCGCCACGCCCGCCGGACGGCGACAGGCGAAGGCCTGGGCGAAGGCGCAGATTCCGCCGCGCACCGGCGTCATGCGCAAGCTCATCACGGATGCCACGCACCTCGCGTTCACCCGCCAGCGCATCGCCACCGGGCTCGCGAGCGAGCGCACGATCGTCGAGGAGCAGGGGCTGCTCGCCGCGGTCGTCGAGGACCGCCGGGTGCTGCTGGGCTGA
- a CDS encoding lysoplasmalogenase, with protein MNRFRSPLMAFAPYLIASALHLVLLYLGPAWSVTATKALLMPLLALAVVLLVRPVRPPVPLLLAGIALSWGGDVLLSFPGDGWFAAGLCSFLLAHVAYIVLFLRMPRARRRPPAWSYLYWAWMVVVLGLLLPHAGVLAAPIVLYAAAIGTMAMCASMHGRWIVLGGVFFVVSDSVLALGRFLPGYEFAAHDFVVMSTYLAAQGLIAWGVVAATRGGRGAADPSSPAPDRRADATAP; from the coding sequence GTGAACCGCTTCAGATCGCCACTCATGGCGTTCGCCCCGTACCTGATCGCGTCGGCACTGCACCTCGTACTGCTGTACCTCGGCCCGGCATGGAGCGTCACGGCGACGAAGGCGTTGCTGATGCCGCTGCTCGCGCTCGCGGTGGTGCTCCTCGTGCGTCCCGTGCGGCCGCCCGTGCCGTTGCTGCTGGCGGGCATCGCGCTCTCGTGGGGCGGCGACGTGCTGCTCAGCTTCCCGGGCGACGGATGGTTCGCGGCAGGCCTCTGCTCGTTCCTCCTCGCCCACGTGGCCTACATCGTGCTGTTCCTCCGCATGCCGCGGGCGCGGCGCCGCCCGCCGGCCTGGTCGTACCTCTACTGGGCCTGGATGGTCGTCGTGCTCGGCCTGCTCCTGCCGCACGCCGGCGTGCTCGCCGCCCCGATCGTGCTCTACGCCGCGGCCATCGGCACGATGGCGATGTGCGCGTCGATGCACGGCCGGTGGATCGTGCTCGGCGGCGTGTTCTTCGTCGTCTCCGACTCGGTGCTCGCCCTCGGCAGGTTCCTGCCAGGGTACGAGTTCGCCGCCCACGACTTCGTCGTCATGTCGACCTACCTCGCGGCGCAGGGACTCATCGCGTGGGGCGTGGTGGCCGCGACTCGTGGGGGCCGCGGCGCTGCGGATCCGTCGTCTCCTGCACCCGATCGACGAGCTGACGCCACGGCCCCGTGA